The following are from one region of the Coffea eugenioides isolate CCC68of chromosome 2, Ceug_1.0, whole genome shotgun sequence genome:
- the LOC113760338 gene encoding uncharacterized protein LOC113760338, translated as MSKAKSSYMRYLVGRWPAGCSRAGSLLRRHSNYNSFYHCLGISSGGTVCTSNESPATIFFGSGGGGGLVDQLLQKTKVSPWLLIPPPDAAASAGNIVGNKQRSCFYDYYYSLEENRVKSIKAAKSSCSGMQNSEDDALCIGSSHGWIAFVNQLNDSVFLFNPITQRRIELPSIRTLPVHDLIFCTLPLHDTSFCKTIGAIVALSSPEAAAEDCRFMISYYSMEAGGYKLAFCCPSRGEKSWTCLQSLLVDYDCIVYSRRYRMFVTVDTDFKMECWDLSNPLSPKRTHIKNLKVDVHVEVYPCYDSLTTEAEKEEFAQKFVSRDRIFLVPYADHDSSFSSSSGQFFWVTKYTAYNVNQEDSSFVDLLDEPYGTLPCKTWTFDVHKFDLTDKVLRYMDNSLEDHAIFIGMNDSFSLSAKDFPEVRPNSIYFTDDYYLSPENKSWGGHDVGIYNYKDKTFEDCYFPCDYKNIRRIEPYPIWFIPNPL; from the coding sequence ATGTCTAAGGCGAAGTCCTCCTACATGCGATACTTGGTCGGAAGATGGCCGGCCGGGTGTTCGAGAGCCGGTTCCCTTCTTCGTCGGCATTCCAACTACAATAGTTTCTACCACTGTTTGGGAATTAGCAGTGGTGGTACTGTGTGTACAAGTAACGAATCACCTGCTACTATCTTCTTCggtagtggtggtggtggtggtctTGTTGATCAATTGttacaaaaaacaaaagtttctcCTTGGCTTCTAATCCCTCCTCCTGATGCTGCCGCCTCCGCCGGAAATATCGTCGGCAACAAGCAGAGAAGTTGTTTCTATGACTATTACTACAGCCTGGAAGAGAACAGAGTGAAAAGCATCAAGGCTGCCAAAAGTAGTTGTAGTGGCATGCAGAATTCAGAAGATGATGCTCTGTGCATTGGGTCATCTCACGGGTGGATAGCTTTCGTGAACCAGCTCAATGATTCTGTTTTCCTTTTCAATCCCATAACACAGCGTAGAATCGAGCTTCCCTCCATCCGCACACTACCAGTTCATGATCTAATTTTCTGCACACTACCACTTCATGATACAAGTTTTTGCAAAACTATTGGGGCTATTGTTGCCTTGTCATCGCCAGAAGCGGCTGCAGAGGACTGCAGATTCATGATCTCCTACTACTCCATGGAAGCAGGAGGATATAAGCTGGCCTTTTGCTGTCCCTCTCGCGGTGAAAAAAGCTGGACTTGCCTCCAAAGTCTTCTAGTAGACTATGACTGCATAGTTTATTCCAGAAGGTACCGAATGTTTGTCACGGTCGATACAGATTTCAAGATGGAGTGTTGGGATCTTTCTAATCCTCTGTCCCCGAAAAGGACTCACATTAAGAACCTGAAAGTGGATGTACATGTGGAGGTATATCCTTGCTATGATTCCTTAACAACTGAAGCTGAGAAAGAGGAATTCGCCCAAAAATTCGTGTCCCGCGATAGGATTTTCTTGGTCCCATATGCTGATCATGATTCCTCCTTCTCCTCGTCGTCGGGCCAGTTCTTTTGGGTAACGAAGTACACTGCGTACAACGTCAACCAGGAGGACAGTTCTTTTGTTGATCTACTAGATGAGCCTTATGGGACTCTTCCATGCAAGACTTGGACTTTTGACGTTCATAAATTTGATCTCACTGATAAAGTGTTGAGGTACATGGACAACTCTTTGGAGGATCACGCCATTTTTATTGGCATGAATGATAGTTTCTCGCTCTCTGCAAAGGATTTCCCTGAAGTGAGGCCCAATTCCATTTACTTCACTGATGATTACTATCTCTCACCTGAAAATAAGTCTTGGGGAGGTCACGATGTTGGGATCTATAACTACAAAGACAAGACCTTCGAGGACTGCTATTTCCCGTGTGATTACAAAAACATTAGGAGGATCGAACCCTATCCAATTTGGTTTATTCCTAATCCACTCTAG